One Trichormus variabilis 0441 genomic window, GACAAGTCGGAGCATCCGGTGATATTTTAGTAATTGTACGTAGTAAAGCCTCAATGATTTTACCACCCCGTACCGCCGCAAAATCGATATAATAGCAGCGATCGCTAGCATTACCCATCGTCAAAGGTCTGCTAGGATTGCAAGCTTGATAAAATCTTTCTAAATCTAGGGGCATAACTAATTAAATTTGCTGAAGAATGGGCAATATCAACCCTATTGAATAAATATATTAATTTTGAGAAATTTATGCTGTAAATCAGTAGAAATTCCCTAAAAATTGGGGACTGGGGACTAGGGACTGGGAAGCAGAGAGAAGAACTGATGACAACTGACAACTGACAATTGACTAATCAATCTAAATTAACTATGAATATTGCAATTATTGGCTGTGGCTATGTTGGTTGTGCGATCGCCCAACATTGGCAACAAAACCCTCATCTGTTTATAACTGCTACAACAACTACATCTGAACGTGTGACAGCATTACAAAAAGTGGCACACAAGGTTGTACTAACTCAAGGAGATGATCTAGATAAATTAACAAATATTCTCCAAAATCAAGATGTTGTCTTGTTGAGTGTGGGAGCAAAAGGCGGCGACTTATATGAAGCAGCATACCTCAACACAGCTAAAACTTTAGTCTCCGCTTTACAGCAAAATTCTCATGTTAAACAACTTATATATACAAGCAGCTATTCGGTTTATGGTAACAAAAATGGTGAATGGGTAGATGAAGAAACACCTACTATGCCCGTCAGCCGCAATGGAGAAATTCTTCAGGAAACAGAAGATATTTTACTATCAGCTTCTAGCGTCAATCTTCGTGTTTGTATCTTACGTCTAGGAGGCATTTATGGAGCTGGACGGGAACTAGTGAAAATATTTAGTAGAGTTCCCGGTACAACTCGTCCTGGTGATGGCAGTGATACCACAAACTGGATTCATTTAGATGATATTGTTGGGGCTATAGAATTTGTCCGCAACAACTCGTTACAAGGCATTTACAATCTAGTAGATGACGCGCATTTACCGAGTAGAGAATTGTTAGATACTCTGTTGAGTAAATATAATCTCACTCAGGTAATTTGGGATGAGATCCTCAAGAGTAATCGTCCCTATAATGCCAAAGTTTCCAATCGCAAAATCAAAGAAGCTGGATATCAATTGATTCATCCATATACGGTTTTTTAGGATGGGGACTGGGGATTCACAGAATA contains:
- a CDS encoding SDR family oxidoreductase, encoding MNIAIIGCGYVGCAIAQHWQQNPHLFITATTTTSERVTALQKVAHKVVLTQGDDLDKLTNILQNQDVVLLSVGAKGGDLYEAAYLNTAKTLVSALQQNSHVKQLIYTSSYSVYGNKNGEWVDEETPTMPVSRNGEILQETEDILLSASSVNLRVCILRLGGIYGAGRELVKIFSRVPGTTRPGDGSDTTNWIHLDDIVGAIEFVRNNSLQGIYNLVDDAHLPSRELLDTLLSKYNLTQVIWDEILKSNRPYNAKVSNRKIKEAGYQLIHPYTVF